In Bdellovibrio svalbardensis, a single genomic region encodes these proteins:
- a CDS encoding GNAT family N-acetyltransferase codes for MPLYEIVNPNFTDYEFLRNVHHITLRPHVEKIWGWEETRQDGFFKEDFESGQIQVLRAFNQSVGYLQLNEENGTLFIVNILILPEFQGRKLGSSIIKDLIAKYGAKGVAIKLGVFKVNTRAKCLYESLGFEIDGETETHFLMSLLSA; via the coding sequence ATGCCTTTATATGAAATCGTTAATCCAAACTTCACTGACTATGAATTTCTGAGGAATGTACATCACATTACTTTAAGACCGCATGTCGAAAAAATATGGGGTTGGGAAGAGACAAGGCAGGATGGTTTTTTTAAGGAAGATTTTGAATCAGGACAGATTCAAGTTCTTCGAGCTTTTAATCAATCAGTCGGCTATCTGCAACTTAATGAGGAAAATGGCACTCTTTTTATTGTTAATATTTTGATCCTTCCAGAGTTTCAAGGCCGTAAACTAGGATCCTCAATCATCAAGGATCTTATTGCAAAATATGGTGCTAAGGGTGTTGCGATAAAGCTTGGGGTCTTCAAGGTTAATACTCGGGCAAAATGTTTATATGAATCCTTGGGCTTTGAAATTGATGGTGAAACCGAAACACATTTTTTAATGAGTCTTTTGTCTGCTTAA
- a CDS encoding DUF4423 domain-containing protein, whose protein sequence is METKQSYHINYLNSELGRRIKKNPHYSLRSFARDLSITSSWLSEVLNGKKGMSIEKAQSLCYDMGLSSVESKLFQLSVRAAHARSDKDRAAAREELKKFKAGKSSLQRMSNDDFQPLSEWYYLALLELTELPECQHTEEWFAKKLQLPLRLVSSALKLLVDKGHLHLEDGAYIATHAESSTLFDVPSEAIKNYHRQVMTVASKALQEQPVQQRDFLNMTLAFEADRAEEAQKVLRKFQQDFARQFYPQDSNNKNSIYQLSIQFFRLDKKGD, encoded by the coding sequence ATGGAAACAAAGCAAAGTTATCACATCAACTATCTGAATTCCGAGCTGGGACGAAGGATCAAAAAGAATCCCCACTATTCTTTGAGGTCTTTTGCTCGCGATCTTTCGATCACGTCTTCATGGCTGTCCGAGGTATTAAATGGCAAGAAGGGCATGTCGATCGAAAAGGCCCAGAGCCTTTGCTATGACATGGGACTTTCTTCCGTTGAAAGTAAATTGTTTCAGCTCAGCGTGCGGGCAGCGCATGCTCGCAGCGATAAAGATAGAGCCGCAGCTCGCGAAGAGCTTAAAAAGTTCAAAGCAGGAAAGAGCTCGTTACAACGCATGAGTAATGATGACTTCCAACCCCTTTCGGAGTGGTACTATCTTGCACTTTTGGAACTCACGGAACTTCCTGAGTGCCAACATACCGAAGAGTGGTTTGCCAAGAAGTTGCAATTGCCTCTGCGGCTAGTAAGTAGCGCGCTTAAGCTTCTTGTTGATAAGGGACATTTACATCTTGAAGACGGCGCATATATCGCCACTCATGCAGAGTCTTCGACGCTTTTTGATGTGCCTTCAGAAGCAATTAAAAATTACCACCGCCAAGTTATGACTGTCGCAAGCAAAGCGCTGCAAGAGCAACCCGTGCAGCAGCGTGATTTCTTGAATATGACCTTGGCCTTTGAGGCTGATCGCGCGGAGGAAGCCCAAAAAGTTCTGCGCAAATTTCAGCAAGACTTTGCCAGACAGTTTTACCCTCAGGATAGCAATAATAAAAATTCAATTTATCAATTATCAATTCAGTTTTTCAGACTGGATAAAAAGGGAGATTAA
- a CDS encoding methylglyoxal synthase — translation MLSVRSKGAAMKKARKTLALIAHDGKKAEMIAFIKDNLEFFKGFDLVATATTGKHVQMTGLKVKRYLSGPIGGDAQIAALVATGKCQAVIFMRDPLGMHPHDPDISSLLRICDVHDVPLATNPSTAQLIVKGLAKNLLQKL, via the coding sequence ATGCTTTCAGTTCGTTCCAAAGGAGCAGCCATGAAGAAAGCCCGCAAAACACTCGCATTAATCGCTCATGACGGCAAAAAAGCCGAAATGATTGCCTTCATCAAAGACAACTTAGAGTTCTTCAAGGGCTTCGATCTGGTGGCAACGGCAACGACCGGGAAACATGTGCAGATGACCGGTCTGAAGGTGAAGCGCTATCTTTCTGGCCCGATCGGTGGCGACGCTCAGATCGCAGCTCTGGTGGCGACAGGGAAATGCCAAGCGGTGATCTTTATGCGCGATCCATTGGGGATGCATCCTCATGATCCTGATATCTCGTCCTTGCTAAGAATTTGTGATGTGCATGATGTGCCGCTCGCGACCAATCCATCCACGGCACAATTGATTGTGAAAGGCCTTGCGAAGAATCTTTTGCAGAAGCTTTAA
- a CDS encoding putative quinol monooxygenase, producing MVVIVARWTVQAESLTSTLTFLNDLQKASRAEPGCLTYDYYQDPHHPQNILIYEEYKNAEAVEAHRMTRHFQELVIQKIVPHLQERSVKVFEHSP from the coding sequence ATGGTGGTCATTGTCGCAAGATGGACTGTGCAGGCGGAATCCTTAACATCGACTCTCACGTTTCTTAATGATTTGCAAAAGGCCTCACGCGCTGAACCTGGCTGCTTGACCTATGACTATTACCAAGACCCTCATCATCCGCAAAATATTTTAATCTATGAAGAATACAAGAATGCCGAAGCTGTGGAGGCTCATCGCATGACCCGGCATTTTCAGGAACTCGTGATTCAAAAGATCGTGCCGCATTTGCAGGAACGATCCGTGAAAGTTTTCGAACACTCCCCTTAA
- a CDS encoding YihY/virulence factor BrkB family protein — MNALFRKDLGSKLWQVLKNTAQQMRDGELQLVAASLSFSTILGMVPFLAVVLATFQSIGGLEALYPKVEGFLLIYLREAAGSDVTKFIRIFIKNINAGKLGTTGAIFLFIASLKLMHDMEVGINRVWAHPRTRPFYKRLIYQWVLILLIPVALAIYVGFISLEQFQFARRILPVGVSNSLVLVGSLFLIYKLVPDLKVHTKAALISALIASVSIYAVHKGFAYLTVEVFNYNKIYGSFAALPILLLWLLVLWYVILAGVALCAGIQKRHIA; from the coding sequence ATGAATGCCCTTTTTAGAAAAGATTTAGGATCCAAACTCTGGCAGGTGCTTAAAAACACCGCCCAACAAATGCGCGATGGTGAATTGCAACTTGTCGCGGCGTCTTTGTCTTTTTCTACGATCTTGGGCATGGTCCCCTTCTTAGCCGTCGTACTTGCGACTTTCCAGTCCATTGGTGGCCTTGAAGCCCTCTATCCAAAAGTCGAAGGTTTCCTGCTGATCTATTTGCGTGAGGCAGCTGGCAGCGATGTCACAAAATTCATTCGTATTTTTATCAAAAACATCAATGCGGGAAAACTAGGGACCACCGGAGCCATCTTTCTTTTCATTGCCTCCTTAAAGCTGATGCATGACATGGAAGTGGGCATCAATCGTGTGTGGGCACACCCCCGCACCCGCCCGTTCTACAAGCGTTTGATCTATCAATGGGTTTTGATTCTTTTGATCCCCGTCGCCCTGGCCATCTACGTCGGTTTTATTTCTTTAGAGCAATTTCAATTCGCGCGCAGAATTCTGCCGGTTGGAGTTTCCAACAGTTTGGTTTTAGTCGGCTCTTTGTTTTTGATTTACAAACTGGTCCCCGACTTGAAAGTTCACACCAAAGCAGCTCTGATCAGTGCGCTCATCGCCTCAGTCAGTATTTATGCAGTTCACAAAGGTTTTGCTTACCTCACCGTTGAAGTGTTCAACTACAATAAGATCTATGGATCTTTTGCAGCTTTGCCGATCTTGTTGTTGTGGCTGTTGGTGCTTTGGTATGTGATTCTTGCAGGCGTTGCTTTATGCGCGGGAATTCAAAAACGTCATATCGCTTAA
- a CDS encoding MBL fold metallo-hydrolase, with protein sequence MTSNNESKHLNIGTYELCPIPTGIFGLDGGAMFGTVPKILWEKSNPADEKNRIKMEARALLLKSPGNNILIDTGNGGDFVAKYGEKLGPKFKEMYNIDDNGPSLLKSLKAHGLNPEDIHHVVLTHFHFDHAGGGTTERDGKLVPTFPNAKYWAQKGNLETASHPNLRERASYYPANFQPLLDAGVLNLLEGNQENFLPGLSAFTSDGHTNQQMMIKVSDGTTTLLYCGDVVPTSTHVKIPWLMGYDLQPVVLMEEKQKYLGQAADGHWYLFFEHDPYCDAALIERSGHDFAVQKRFWL encoded by the coding sequence ATGACATCCAATAATGAAAGCAAACATCTCAACATTGGCACCTACGAACTCTGCCCGATTCCCACGGGAATATTTGGTCTGGACGGCGGTGCGATGTTTGGTACGGTCCCAAAAATTTTGTGGGAAAAATCAAATCCCGCCGACGAAAAAAACCGCATCAAGATGGAAGCCCGCGCTTTGCTTCTTAAATCACCAGGCAACAACATCCTCATCGACACCGGCAACGGCGGTGACTTTGTCGCCAAGTACGGCGAAAAACTAGGGCCGAAATTTAAAGAGATGTACAACATCGACGACAACGGCCCATCCCTTCTGAAGTCTTTAAAAGCGCACGGCTTAAACCCCGAAGATATCCATCATGTGGTGTTGACTCACTTCCACTTTGACCATGCCGGCGGTGGAACCACAGAGCGCGACGGCAAGTTGGTGCCGACTTTCCCAAATGCCAAGTATTGGGCACAAAAAGGAAATCTGGAAACGGCCAGCCATCCTAATTTACGGGAGCGGGCAAGCTATTATCCTGCGAACTTCCAACCTTTGCTGGACGCCGGCGTTTTGAATTTGCTGGAAGGCAATCAGGAGAACTTCCTGCCAGGACTTTCTGCCTTCACCTCGGATGGTCATACGAATCAGCAGATGATGATCAAAGTTTCCGATGGTACGACGACTTTGCTTTACTGTGGTGACGTCGTTCCAACTTCGACTCACGTGAAAATCCCTTGGCTGATGGGTTACGACTTGCAGCCGGTGGTTTTGATGGAAGAAAAACAGAAGTATCTTGGCCAGGCAGCTGATGGGCACTGGTACCTCTTCTTCGAGCATGATCCTTACTGCGACGCTGCTTTGATCGAAAGAAGCGGTCATGATTTCGCCGTTCAAAAGAGATTCTGGCTGTAA
- a CDS encoding lysophospholipid acyltransferase family protein codes for MRDWDYENEQWTKLPTYLKHLPLFTRHIDLFSVCMRFLWSIFLKNIAFKYYIRLQVKGTPFKELYKTQPKLIIISNHASHLDATSIAAAIPRRYWLSVYIAAAKDYFFSNPLFTFFSQHCLGAIPIDRKDRKGEAVNLILKLLTEQPRMWLIIFPEGTRSQTGKVQEFKRGISIFSEKTQTPILFTYLEGNLDLWPKGQFFAKPGKLVLHVGPVHPPAPIQQVYTAYKSWVLTINPDAFPVTEETAAPEKTEPTTLEKVE; via the coding sequence ATGAGAGATTGGGATTACGAAAACGAGCAGTGGACCAAACTGCCGACTTATCTGAAACATTTGCCGCTGTTCACTCGTCATATCGATTTGTTCAGCGTATGCATGCGTTTTTTATGGTCGATCTTTCTTAAAAACATCGCTTTCAAATATTATATCCGCCTGCAAGTCAAAGGGACTCCCTTCAAGGAGCTTTACAAGACACAACCGAAGTTGATCATTATCAGCAATCACGCGAGCCATTTGGATGCGACTTCAATTGCAGCAGCGATTCCACGTCGCTATTGGTTGAGCGTTTATATCGCGGCAGCCAAGGATTATTTCTTCTCAAATCCATTGTTCACATTCTTCTCTCAGCATTGCTTGGGCGCCATTCCGATCGATCGTAAAGATCGCAAGGGTGAGGCCGTGAACTTGATCTTGAAGCTTCTGACAGAACAGCCCCGCATGTGGTTGATCATTTTCCCTGAGGGCACTCGTTCGCAGACGGGCAAAGTTCAAGAGTTCAAACGCGGGATCTCTATTTTCTCAGAGAAAACTCAAACACCGATTTTGTTCACATATCTTGAAGGCAATTTGGATCTTTGGCCGAAGGGGCAGTTTTTTGCCAAACCGGGCAAACTCGTATTGCACGTTGGTCCGGTACATCCCCCGGCTCCGATTCAACAGGTTTATACTGCCTATAAGAGCTGGGTTCTAACTATCAATCCAGATGCCTTCCCTGTTACAGAAGAGACTGCGGCTCCAGAAAAAACAGAGCCTACGACTCTAGAAAAAGTGGAATAA
- a CDS encoding phosphatidate cytidylyltransferase, which yields MNFNFPISLQMPTAWDSHIYRQTVFIVLSIIFVSGAITFFFRNKNYYFVQSWASIKSWLFAAPLMFVIMGLPEPWPLVMLACIAIFGAKVFFQIMGMFHRSNFVMICYLGIIGLTAACYFNRLDIYNAMPMIVLGFSCLVPLVRNSYKRMIQYMSLTLLAFIFLGWSFMHLGLILKFPNGVFQVMYLIILTEFCDNTNLAVGRYIGGWKLFPGINPRRSVGSTAFSIALTLFLAGCMRFLLPDASEKYWLSAGLVASLGGFVGDLVMTVVRRDAGMKTVGPFIIGRGDFLHRIDRLIFVAPIYYYLMTAIL from the coding sequence ATGAATTTTAACTTCCCGATCTCTTTGCAAATGCCCACCGCTTGGGACAGTCATATTTACCGTCAAACAGTTTTTATTGTTCTTTCCATCATCTTCGTTTCAGGTGCGATCACATTCTTCTTTAGAAACAAGAACTATTACTTCGTGCAATCCTGGGCGAGCATAAAAAGCTGGCTATTTGCCGCACCTTTGATGTTTGTGATCATGGGCCTTCCAGAGCCTTGGCCGTTGGTGATGCTGGCTTGTATCGCGATCTTCGGCGCAAAAGTCTTCTTCCAAATCATGGGGATGTTCCATCGTAGCAACTTCGTGATGATTTGTTATTTGGGCATCATCGGTCTCACCGCCGCTTGTTACTTCAATCGTTTGGATATTTACAATGCGATGCCAATGATCGTCTTGGGCTTTAGCTGTCTGGTGCCGCTGGTTAGAAACTCCTATAAGCGCATGATCCAGTATATGTCTTTGACCTTGCTGGCCTTTATCTTTTTGGGCTGGTCCTTCATGCACTTGGGTTTGATCTTGAAATTCCCAAACGGCGTGTTCCAAGTGATGTACTTGATCATTTTGACAGAGTTCTGTGACAACACCAACTTGGCCGTGGGACGTTATATCGGTGGCTGGAAATTATTCCCAGGCATCAATCCCCGTCGTTCCGTGGGCAGTACCGCCTTTTCAATTGCTCTGACGTTGTTCCTTGCGGGCTGTATGCGCTTCTTGTTGCCAGATGCTTCCGAGAAATACTGGTTGTCTGCGGGACTTGTCGCAAGTCTTGGTGGCTTCGTTGGCGATCTCGTGATGACTGTCGTGCGCCGAGATGCCGGTATGAAAACTGTGGGACCTTTCATCATCGGCCGTGGCGACTTCTTACATCGCATTGACCGCTTGATCTTTGTCGCTCCAATTTATTATTACTTGATGACGGCGATTCTATGA
- a CDS encoding sigma-54-dependent transcriptional regulator: protein MSNTRAFSLLIVDDDPLIHQALKMSVPSHWKLFSAHTLEAIQYERFYHAAFVDMHLEPGTTKAAGPEVIAKLLKHNPQLDVVAMSGDLNRTLMETCLKAGAQKFLAKPLMPEEVLLILEKMEALWDLRNVDPHADRHSIRWVGSSAASHKIKKRIAELRGESNSVLIEGETGCGKEVAARLLHEQEGERPFIAVNVASIPDNLFESEMFGHVKGAFTGADQNKVGLTEAANGGDLFLDEIEALPLVQQAKLLRFLETGEVRRVGAKESIFVKTRVIVASNKPLDKMVAAGEFREDLLYRLTSQRIELPPLRERLEDIAELGQHFLAAERPRRNKSFTEDGLAALKKYNWPGNVRELKRVCEQLSLTSPLPFIREEDVTAWLKPAAGSNTAPSYTVIDFNKGLNLLVDEFEAHVIRTAYQQTKDAEATASLLQISRSNLYKKLAQYKIQEETP from the coding sequence ATGAGCAACACTCGAGCTTTCTCTCTACTTATCGTCGATGATGATCCTTTGATTCATCAGGCCCTGAAGATGAGCGTACCTTCCCACTGGAAGCTTTTTTCTGCGCACACTTTAGAGGCCATTCAGTATGAGCGCTTCTATCATGCGGCCTTTGTAGACATGCATCTTGAGCCTGGCACCACCAAAGCGGCGGGCCCTGAGGTCATCGCCAAACTTTTGAAACACAATCCGCAGTTGGATGTCGTGGCAATGTCCGGGGACCTGAACAGAACCTTGATGGAAACTTGCCTAAAGGCCGGGGCACAAAAGTTCCTGGCAAAGCCATTGATGCCCGAAGAAGTTCTTTTGATTTTGGAAAAAATGGAAGCCCTTTGGGATTTGCGCAACGTCGATCCCCACGCGGACCGCCATAGCATTCGCTGGGTCGGCTCTTCAGCGGCTTCGCATAAAATTAAAAAACGCATCGCCGAACTGCGCGGAGAAAGCAATTCTGTCTTGATTGAAGGGGAAACAGGTTGCGGCAAAGAAGTCGCCGCCCGTTTGCTGCATGAGCAGGAAGGCGAACGTCCTTTTATCGCTGTCAATGTCGCGAGCATCCCCGACAACTTGTTCGAGTCAGAAATGTTCGGCCACGTCAAAGGGGCTTTCACCGGAGCTGATCAAAATAAAGTCGGTCTGACTGAAGCTGCAAACGGCGGAGATCTTTTCTTGGATGAGATCGAAGCTTTGCCATTGGTTCAACAAGCAAAGCTTCTGCGCTTCCTGGAAACCGGCGAGGTTCGTCGAGTCGGAGCGAAAGAGAGCATCTTCGTCAAAACTCGCGTGATCGTAGCCAGCAACAAGCCTCTTGATAAAATGGTCGCGGCCGGAGAGTTCCGCGAAGACCTATTGTATCGTCTGACTTCACAGCGTATTGAGCTGCCACCTTTGCGTGAGCGCCTTGAAGACATTGCGGAGCTTGGTCAACATTTCTTGGCGGCAGAACGCCCTCGTCGCAACAAAAGCTTTACCGAAGACGGTCTTGCCGCCCTCAAGAAATACAATTGGCCCGGCAACGTGCGCGAACTCAAACGCGTGTGTGAACAGCTCAGCCTGACTTCTCCCCTTCCGTTTATTCGCGAGGAGGATGTAACAGCGTGGCTCAAACCAGCGGCAGGCTCCAACACGGCTCCTTCGTATACTGTTATTGATTTCAATAAAGGATTGAATCTCTTGGTCGATGAGTTCGAGGCACATGTGATTCGCACCGCCTATCAACAAACCAAAGATGCAGAAGCAACAGCCAGCCTTCTGCAAATCTCACGATCCAATCTTTATAAAAAACTGGCTCAGTACAAGATCCAAGAGGAAACTCCATGA
- the serA gene encoding phosphoglycerate dehydrogenase has protein sequence MSAPRILLVENIHEVAKEKLLDEGFKVDLIAHAPSEEELLKLLPNYDVLGIRSKTEITKKVLENNKHLLTIGCFCIGTNQVDLKVAREEGVPVFNAPHSNTRSVAELVIAEMIALSRQLGDRNTKAHVGEWVKSAAGSKEVRGKTLGIVGYGHIGSQVSILAESMGLKVVFFDVLKKLPLGNAVAMSTLEELLKVSDFVTLHVPETPETKDMMGAKQFAQMKKDSYLINASRGTVVVIEDLVAALKSKHIAGCAIDVFPEEPASNKEKFQSPLQGVSNVILTPHIGGSTEEAQYAIGMEVAESFRRYLKIGSSSGAVNFPNVDLPVKHGTSRLLNVHKNQPGVLGEINSIISRAGANIEGQFLSTDERIGYLVMDVHSSHAQSLAEEIEKLPRSIRTRVVY, from the coding sequence ATGAGCGCACCTAGAATTCTTCTCGTAGAAAATATCCATGAAGTCGCAAAAGAAAAGCTGTTAGATGAGGGCTTTAAAGTTGACTTGATCGCTCATGCTCCTTCTGAAGAAGAACTTTTAAAGCTATTGCCTAATTACGATGTCTTGGGAATTCGCTCCAAAACTGAGATCACAAAAAAAGTTCTAGAGAATAACAAACATCTTTTGACCATTGGCTGTTTTTGCATCGGCACAAACCAAGTGGATTTGAAAGTGGCGCGCGAAGAAGGTGTGCCGGTCTTCAATGCTCCTCACTCTAACACGCGTTCTGTGGCAGAGCTTGTTATCGCGGAAATGATTGCCTTGTCCCGTCAGTTGGGCGATCGCAATACCAAAGCTCATGTCGGGGAGTGGGTGAAGTCGGCAGCAGGCTCCAAGGAAGTCCGCGGAAAAACCTTGGGTATCGTCGGTTATGGCCATATCGGCAGCCAAGTAAGTATTTTGGCCGAGTCCATGGGATTGAAAGTAGTGTTCTTTGACGTGTTAAAAAAATTGCCACTTGGAAATGCGGTGGCGATGTCGACCCTGGAAGAACTTTTGAAAGTTTCTGATTTTGTAACTCTGCATGTTCCAGAAACTCCGGAAACCAAAGATATGATGGGGGCGAAGCAGTTCGCTCAAATGAAGAAAGACAGTTATTTGATCAATGCCAGTCGGGGCACAGTGGTGGTCATTGAGGACTTGGTGGCGGCTCTTAAGTCGAAACATATCGCAGGCTGTGCCATCGACGTTTTCCCAGAGGAACCAGCTTCGAATAAGGAAAAGTTTCAATCTCCGCTCCAAGGTGTCTCAAACGTCATCTTAACGCCGCATATCGGGGGAAGCACGGAAGAGGCACAATACGCGATTGGTATGGAAGTGGCTGAAAGCTTCCGTCGCTATTTAAAAATTGGTTCTTCATCAGGCGCAGTAAACTTCCCCAATGTTGACCTTCCGGTCAAACATGGAACATCCCGTTTGCTGAATGTGCATAAAAATCAACCTGGTGTTCTGGGAGAGATCAATAGCATTATTTCACGTGCCGGAGCCAATATCGAAGGTCAATTCTTGTCGACAGATGAGCGTATCGGTTACCTCGTGATGGACGTCCATTCCTCTCATGCGCAGAGCCTGGCAGAGGAGATTGAGAAGCTTCCGCGTTCTATTCGCACAAGAGTTGTCTACTAA